A genomic window from Corticium candelabrum chromosome 8, ooCorCand1.1, whole genome shotgun sequence includes:
- the LOC134183550 gene encoding ciliary microtubule inner protein 2C-like produces the protein MATELSERTTYLHSYLPLGRTPGYKGYVPHAKYGYGETFGNTTARCMLDYRHKQLNTSRQAPGKGGDKITPFPVIYRDPRLIVGTRDRSRERWLSLPKYHLTNEGARKDTILEFDKLAQQHREWYVDRTGSVEQVNMFVLPNKHNRTKSAPISATLDGKTVASIGKVKLYSRAKTAEYKPWRPTARERSIRDIIFENRFGTK, from the exons ATGGCAACAGAACTGAGCGAGAGGACAACATACCTCCACAGTTATCTTCCTCTCGGTCGCACTCCAGG ATACAAAGGGTACGTTCCACATGCCAAGTACGGATATGGAGAGACATTTGGCAACACTACAGCAAGATGCATGCTAGACTACCGTCACAAGCAGTTGAATACGTCACGTCAAGCTCCTGGAAAAGGAGGTGACAAGATTACACCGTTTCCTGTCATCTACAGAGATCCTAGATTGATAGTTGGAACAAGAGATAGGTCTAGAGAGAGATGGCTGTCTTTACCTAAATATCACTTGACAAATGAAGGCGCACGAAAAGACACAATACTGGAGTTTGACAAG CTGGCTCAACAACATCGAGAATGGTATGTGGACAGAACAGGCAGCGTTGAACAGGTTAATATGTTTGTGCTGCCGaataaacacaacagaacaaagAGTGCACCAATTAGTGCAACCCTAGATGGCAAAACAGTTGCAAGCATTGGAAAGGTAAAGTTATACAGCAGAGCCAAGACTGCAGAATACAAGCCATGGAGACCAACAGCCAGAGAAAGATCAATTCGTGATATCATCTTTGAGAACAGATTCGGTACAAAGTGA